From a single Candidatus Omnitrophota bacterium genomic region:
- a CDS encoding GNAT family N-acetyltransferase, whose amino-acid sequence MQIRPIQSRDQKQVKELISGILSKEFEYGHNAYPYGDLDSIGKVYGGKREQFFVIEDNGEIAGTVGIKEESKNTAIIRRLFVSPSFRKKGFGGLLIDRALDFCKEKGYREAVFHAATTMKSAIKLCGSRGFKEDQKLVSGGIDIIKFVVTF is encoded by the coding sequence ATGCAGATCAGACCGATACAATCCAGGGACCAGAAGCAGGTAAAGGAGTTGATCAGCGGCATACTCTCCAAAGAGTTCGAGTATGGGCATAACGCTTATCCTTACGGCGACCTCGATTCGATAGGCAAGGTCTACGGCGGAAAGAGGGAGCAATTTTTCGTGATAGAGGATAACGGCGAGATAGCCGGGACCGTCGGGATCAAGGAGGAGTCGAAAAATACCGCCATCATAAGGCGGCTCTTTGTCAGCCCTTCATTCAGGAAGAAAGGATTCGGAGGCCTGCTCATAGACAGGGCCCTGGATTTTTGCAAAGAAAAAGGTTATCGCGAAGCGGTCTTCCACGCCGCGACAACTATGAAGAGCGCGATCAAATTGTGCGGGAGCAGGGGTTTCAAGGAGGACCAGAAGCTCGTCTCCGGCGGCATCGACATAATAAAATTTGTAGTCACTTTCTGA